The Sphingomonas sp. KR3-1 genomic interval GCGTTCGAAGCGGCGATCAAGGCCGCGATCGCCGTGACCGGCCCCGATGCGCGCGTGCTCGACATCGGCGCGGGCAGCGGCCTGTTGTCGCTGATGGCCGCCCGGGCCGGGGCGCGAAACGTGGTGGCGTGCGAGATGGAGCCGATGATCGCCGAGATGGCGCAGCAGATCGTCGCGCTGAACGGCTATGCGGACCGCATCACCGTGCACGCCAGGCCTTCGACCGAGCTCGCCGTGGGCGCGGAGCTCGACGCGCCGGCAGACATCCTGGTCTCGGAAATTCTGTCGAGCGACCTGCTGACCGAGAAGGTGCTCGACACGTTCGAGGACGCCCATCGCCGGCTGCTTGCGCCCGAGGCTATCGTGATCCCGCGCGCGGCGAGCGCGATGGGATGCCTGGTGGCGAGCGAGAACCTGGCCGACTACAGCTTTGTCGGCGAGGTTTCGGGGTTCGACCTCTCCCCCTTCACGGCCTTCGCGCCGCAGCGCCTGCCGGTCCACGGCACGATGACCGGATGGGAGCGCCTGTCGGACGACCTCGAGCTGGTGCGCCTCGACCTTACCCAGAAGAAGCATGACGCCACGCTCGCCCGGCTGAACATACCGGTCACCGCGAGCGGGCGTGCCATCGGCATCGTCCAGTGGATGCACATCGACCTGTGGGACGGCGTGTCGTTCGACAATCATCCCGATCGCTACACCGACGGCGGCTGGCTCCAGATACTGCACAGCTTCCCCGAGCCGATCGAGGTGGAGGCGGGGCAGACGCTAGACATTGCGGTCGGCCATGACCGGATCACGCTGATCCTGCTGCCGCTCGCCTAGCCCGGTTCCGCGCGGCGATCCTGTTCCGAATCCGGCTGCAGCAGCCAGCTCAGCGCGGGCTCGGCGCGGTCGAAGATGCGCAGATAGGGCTGGGTCATCTCGCGGCGGACCTGCATCCGGGTGATCGCGCTTTCGGTGACGATCGCGATGCGGCGCGCCGCCGGGAAACCGGCAAAGTGGCGGCGAAAGGCGAACACCGCCTCCTGCGCCTGCACGCCGCTGCTGCGCATGTCCATCCGCAGCAGATAGCCGGGCGCGAAACCCTCGGCATCGAACTGGTCGCGCAGGCGGCGGGCATAGTCGCCGACGCGCTCGGGCTCGAACATGGCGAGCCACTTGATATCGAGAAGATTCAGCTCTTTGCGGAACGATACGCGATACATCGGGCCGATTTCGCAGGCAGAAGTTAACGGATTCTCGCCGTCAGTCTTCGCTCTTTACGAAGAACTTGTCGATCACGTCGCGTGCCAGCCGCGCCGGGCGCAGCGTCTCGGCATCGAGGCAGCACCAGCTCGACTTGACCTCGGCCAGCACTTCGCCGCCGCGGCGGATCACCGTTTCGTAGAAGGCGCGCGCGCCCTGGACCTTCTCGAGCAGCACCGTGGCGACCACGTCGTCCTCAAGGAACGCCGGTCGGCGATAGGTGATCTCGTGCTTGAGCGCGACCCAGAGGTGCTCGGCCACCGCCTCGACCGGCGCCAGCGCCTGCCAATGGGCGATCACCGCCTCCTGCACCCACTTCAGATAGGAAGCGTTGTTGACGTGCCCCATGAAGTCGATGTCGGACTGGGCGACGTCGATCTGGAACTCATAGGGAAGCGCGGTGCCGGACATATGCCAGCATCATAGGGCGAATCGGGTTTCGAAGCGACTAAAATCCCCGGAAAACCGCTGGTTCTGCACGAATGGCGGTTGCCGTAGCGTCAACCAGATTTGCGCCCGCCGCGGGTGAATTGGCCTTACCACTTGACTTGAACCCATCAGGCCAACATCGTTCGGCGGACCCGCGATGACAGCGGTAGCAACGATGGGGAGATCCGATGAAGCTCAAGCTCGCTGCCGTCCTGGCAGGCGCCGCGCTGGCCGCCAGCCCGAGCGGCATCGCCCGCCCCGTGGCTCCGGCTGCCGCGACGGCTCCGGCGCTGCCGGCCCGGGTGCAGGTGATGGCATCGCTCGAGCGCGTCGCCGACTGGCAGCTGACCCATCTCGACGACCTCAGCTACATGCCCGCCGCGCGGCCGAGCACGAAGAGCGCGCGCGACTGGCAGCAGGCGACCTTCTGGGTGGCGCTGACCAGCCTTGCCGATCGCTCGAAAAGCGTGCGCTACAAGGACGCGATCCTCGCCAAGGGGCGCGAGGAAGGCTGGCGGCTGGGCGACAGGCCCTATCATGCCGACGACCATGTCATCGGCGCTGCCTGGATCTGGGCGGCGCGGCACGGCGCCGGGTCCGCCGCGCTGGCGCCGATGCGCGCGACTTTCGACCAGGTCCTCGCCGCGCCGAAAACGAACGATCTGAAGTTCATCGCGCCGGAGAGCGGCGACCCCGCCTGCACCACCCGCTGGTGCTGGTGCGATGCGCTGTTCATGGCGCCGCCGACACTCTGGGCGCTGAGCCGGGACACCAGGGATGGCCGCTACGCCGGCTTCGCCGACCGGGAATATCGCGCGACCACCGCCTATCTGTTCGACAGGAACGAGCACCTCTATTTCCGCGACAGCCGCTTCTTCGACCAGCGCGGGCAGCATGGCGAGAAGCTGTTCTGGAGCCGCGGCAATGGCTGGGTGTTCTCCGGCCTGGCCCGGATGATCCCCGAGATCCCGGCCAAGGATCCGCGCCGCGCCTATTATGTCCGCCTGTTCAAGGAGATGGCTGCAAAGCTGGTGACGCTCCAGCGCGGCAATGGCTATTGGCCGCCCTCCTTGCTCGCCGACCCCGAGCGCTCGACCGATGAATCGAGCGGCACCGGCTTCTACGTCCATGGCATGGCGTGGGGGATCAAGGCTGGTCTTCTCGATCGCAAGACCTATCTTCCCGCAGTTACAAGGGGTTGGGCCGCGCTGGAACGTGCCGTTCAGCCAAATGGCATGTTGGGCTGGGTACAGCAGGTGAGCGACCGGCCCGATGTGGTGAAGGCCCAGGACGCGCAATTCTACGGCACTGGCGCCTATCTGCTCGCCGGCGCCGCGGTATATGATCTGAGCAAGTAAGGAAGCATATGAAGCACGCCCTCTGGCTCCTCGCCGCCCCACTGCTGATCGCGGCCGGGCAGGATACCGCCCCGCCCGCGGCGCTGGCGACGCTCAACGTCCGCCAGGCCGATGGCAGCTACAAGCTGGTCGACCGGTTCGACGTGCCCGCGGACCACAAGATCCATGACGGCGAAGTGGCGATGGAGGGCCCGGGCTGGGAGAGCGACAAGGTCGCCTATCGCCTGTATCTCGACGAGCGCAACGTGCCCGACATCTACGGCAAGAAGCTGCCCGGCAACGTGCTGCCGACGATCGGCATGGGCAAGGACGACTATCACTCGATGGCGCCCTGGGGGCAGGACATCTTCCAGGTCGACCAGTCGCTCGGCATGGGCGGGATCGGCGTGCTGCGCGGCGGCGCGGCGACCCAGCTCGGCAAGGCCAAGATTAGCGCGCGCGTGTTCAACACCGATCGCGCCGCGACCGTGCTGGTGACCAATAGCGGCTTCGCCGGCGAGGGCGGCCCGGCCGACCTTTCGACCACCTACCGGATCTTCGCCGGCTCGCGGCTGACCAATGTCGAGGCGCGGGTGAGCGGCAATGTGCCGGCGATGGTCGCGGGGCTGGTGCTGCACGACGGCGTCACTCGGATCGAAAGCCCGAAGCGCGGCAAGTGGCGCTATTTCGCCACCTGGGGCGCGCAGAGCCTGGCGCACGACGACCTCGGCATCGCGCTGTTCTATCCGGCCGACGAGGTCGTGGGCACGGGCAGTGACGGCAAGACGCTCTACGCGCAGTTCTGCGATCCGCGGAACATCCGCTACGCCTTTGGCGCGGCCTGGGTGCAGGAGCCCGGCGCGCCGAAGACCGAGCGCGAGTTCCGCAAGTGGCTGGACGACACCGCGGCGGAGCTGGCGAGCAAGCCGTTCGTGGTGAGCTCGGCGCAGAAGACCTGCCCGGCGAAGTGATCCTCCAGAATCCCTTCCCGCCGGGAGGATTCTATGCGCCGTCGAAAGCGGGGCCGTTCCCCGGCGAGAGCCGGGGCCCAGGGTCACAAGCGACACGGCAGAGAAACCCTGGGCCCCGGCCTTCGCCGGGGAACAGCTTTCCTCCAAGAGGATCGCTGCTTATGCACCGGTGATGCTTGGCCTGTTCGCGCTTTCCCTCGCCCTGATCGCGCCTTCGCGACAGGACGCTGATCCATCACGGGTCAGCGAAGCCGATGCCGTCGGCTGTCGCCTCTCCGTGCCCGAATATATCGGGTTCGCGCTGGCGCTGGACGGGCGGGACGGCATCGCCCGCGCCCGCGGCTGGAAGGAGGTCGCGTCGGCGAACGCATTCCTGCGCGAATATACGCTGCCGGCCGAGATCGTTGTTGCAGGCGCCTATCGCACCCAGCGCATCGCCTTCACGGCCGATTCGATCCTGGCGGTGCTCGATGTGGCGGATCCGGCGACGATCGCGCGCGGCGAG includes:
- a CDS encoding thioesterase family protein; its protein translation is MSGTALPYEFQIDVAQSDIDFMGHVNNASYLKWVQEAVIAHWQALAPVEAVAEHLWVALKHEITYRRPAFLEDDVVATVLLEKVQGARAFYETVIRRGGEVLAEVKSSWCCLDAETLRPARLARDVIDKFFVKSED
- a CDS encoding STAS/SEC14 domain-containing protein, whose protein sequence is MYRVSFRKELNLLDIKWLAMFEPERVGDYARRLRDQFDAEGFAPGYLLRMDMRSSGVQAQEAVFAFRRHFAGFPAARRIAIVTESAITRMQVRREMTQPYLRIFDRAEPALSWLLQPDSEQDRRAEPG
- a CDS encoding DUF4861 family protein, which produces MKHALWLLAAPLLIAAGQDTAPPAALATLNVRQADGSYKLVDRFDVPADHKIHDGEVAMEGPGWESDKVAYRLYLDERNVPDIYGKKLPGNVLPTIGMGKDDYHSMAPWGQDIFQVDQSLGMGGIGVLRGGAATQLGKAKISARVFNTDRAATVLVTNSGFAGEGGPADLSTTYRIFAGSRLTNVEARVSGNVPAMVAGLVLHDGVTRIESPKRGKWRYFATWGAQSLAHDDLGIALFYPADEVVGTGSDGKTLYAQFCDPRNIRYAFGAAWVQEPGAPKTEREFRKWLDDTAAELASKPFVVSSAQKTCPAK
- a CDS encoding glycoside hydrolase family 88 protein, with translation MKLKLAAVLAGAALAASPSGIARPVAPAAATAPALPARVQVMASLERVADWQLTHLDDLSYMPAARPSTKSARDWQQATFWVALTSLADRSKSVRYKDAILAKGREEGWRLGDRPYHADDHVIGAAWIWAARHGAGSAALAPMRATFDQVLAAPKTNDLKFIAPESGDPACTTRWCWCDALFMAPPTLWALSRDTRDGRYAGFADREYRATTAYLFDRNEHLYFRDSRFFDQRGQHGEKLFWSRGNGWVFSGLARMIPEIPAKDPRRAYYVRLFKEMAAKLVTLQRGNGYWPPSLLADPERSTDESSGTGFYVHGMAWGIKAGLLDRKTYLPAVTRGWAALERAVQPNGMLGWVQQVSDRPDVVKAQDAQFYGTGAYLLAGAAVYDLSK
- a CDS encoding 50S ribosomal protein L11 methyltransferase, with the protein product MTDPASTDHLNAARAALAEAMALHEQGDLEGAEAGYRHVLAQGYRATDVLPLLAGLLGRLTRPEDALAAWDQLLGIEPDHAVALHEKGLTLHWLGRTAEAIATLERACAVDPDNATAIGNLAVVLADAGRNLDALRQFRRALALQPDNLHLRHQVRRLGSSSVPFWHIPMMNDAPRNDAFEAAIKAAIAVTGPDARVLDIGAGSGLLSLMAARAGARNVVACEMEPMIAEMAQQIVALNGYADRITVHARPSTELAVGAELDAPADILVSEILSSDLLTEKVLDTFEDAHRRLLAPEAIVIPRAASAMGCLVASENLADYSFVGEVSGFDLSPFTAFAPQRLPVHGTMTGWERLSDDLELVRLDLTQKKHDATLARLNIPVTASGRAIGIVQWMHIDLWDGVSFDNHPDRYTDGGWLQILHSFPEPIEVEAGQTLDIAVGHDRITLILLPLA